A window from Brachyhypopomus gauderio isolate BG-103 chromosome 6, BGAUD_0.2, whole genome shotgun sequence encodes these proteins:
- the slc52a3-2a gene encoding riboflavin transporter 2 yields the protein MSLLTHVLACLFGMGSWVTICGLWVELPLIVPLVPEGWYLPSYLSVLIQVANIGPLFVTLMHRFQPGKLNETAVIYFIVSFGVLASLLLAFFWKQTLVVRGVERSIPLLLLTFFISTVDCTSSVTFLPFMMRLKPEYLTTYYVGEGLSGLVPALVALVQGVGVMRCVNATASLNHDDPTWLQDRNGSAESTDRLLPRYLPANFSAEVFFFFLAAMMSVCLLAFLLLNCLPAVARERTFSYVHRGNLGTMTNGERPEQKPMIGSLRGAPIHRSTFGTGTYSWAQVVYIFTILAWVNALSNSVLPSIQSYSCLPYGNQAYHWAANMASLANPLACFIAMFYSQRSLVLMGLLTAYGSVIGIYIMGMAVLSPCPLLVHDISGVALIVAAWTFFVLTLSYVKVIVAVILRDEGHSALVWCGAVVQLGSMLGAVTMFPLVNVYSFFSSGDPCNTRC from the exons ATGTCTCTCCTCACCCACGTGTTAGCCTGCTTGTTTGGCATGGGCTCCTGGGTGACCATCTGTGGGCTCTGGGTCGAGCTGCCCCTAATCGTCCCACTGGTCCCTGAAGGCTGGTACCTTCCCTCCTACCTTTCGGTCCTTATCCAAGTGGCCAATATTGGCCCTCTGTTTGTCACCCTGATGCACCGGTTCCAGCCAGGGAAGCTGAATGAAACCGCCGTGATCTACTTCATCGTCAGCTTTGGGGTGTTGGCCAGCCTCCTCCTGGCTTTCTTCTGGAAGCAGACGCTGGTGGTACGTGGTGTGGAGCGCAGCattcccctccttctcctcacCTTCTTTATCTCCACCGTGGACTGCACCTCCTCAGTCACCTTCCTACCCTTTATGATGCGGCTCAAGCCAGAGTACCTCACCACCTATTACGTGGGAGAAGGTTTGAGTGGGCTCGTCCCAGCTCTGGTGGCTCTGGTCCAGGGAGTAGGCGTCATGCGCTGTGTCAACGCAACTGCGAGTTTGAATCACGATGACCCAACATGGCTCCAAGACAGGAACGGGTCCGCAGAATCCACCGATCGCCTCCTACCGCGCTACCTTCCGGCCAACTTCTCAGCCGAGGTCTTCTTTTTCTTCCTGGCAGCCATGATGTCTGTCTGTTTGCTGGCTTTCCTGCTTCTGAACTGCCTCCCAGCCGTTGCTCGAGAACGCACCTTTAGCTACGTTCACAGAGGAAACTTGGGCACCATGACCAACGGGGAAAGGCCCGAGCAGAAACCCATGATCGGTTCTTTACGAGGTGCTCCGATACACAGGAGCACATTTGGAACGGGAACCTACAGCTGGGCACAGGTGGTGTACATCTTCACCATCTTAGCCTGGGTGAATGCTCTCAGCAACTCTGTGTTGCCATCCATTCAGTCCTACTCATGCCTGCCTTATGGAAACCAAGCGTACCATTGGGCTGCCAACATGGCCTCCCTAGCAAACCCTTTGGCCTGCTTTATTGCCATGTTCTACTCTCAAAG GTCACTGGTGCTGATGGGACTTCTTACTGCTTACGGCTCTGTAATTGGGATTTATATTATGGGTATGGCAGTGCTAAGTCCCTGCCCTCTGCTGGTCCACGATATCTCAGGAGTTGCTCTTATA GTGGCAGCCTGGACCTTTTTTGTTCTCACACTGTCCTATGTGAAAGTGATTGTGGCAGTGATTCTACGTGATGAAGGCCACAGCGCCCTTGTGTGGTGTGGAGCAGTAGTGCAGTTGGGGTCAATGCTGGGGGCAGTGACGATGTTCCCATTAGTCAACGTGTACAGCTTCTTCTCCTCAGGAGATCCATGCAACACTAGATGCTAA